The Polyodon spathula isolate WHYD16114869_AA chromosome 3, ASM1765450v1, whole genome shotgun sequence genome has a segment encoding these proteins:
- the LOC121310231 gene encoding insulin-induced gene 1 protein-like produces the protein MPRREGHCWSCSCSAAVKSNDISSATWPASKAGEMMTIIPSIVRGAYSSLLRRQAPHLIRRGLVLFTVGVLLALVLNLLQIQRNVTLFPEEVIATLLSSAWWVPPCCGTAAAVVGLLYPCIDSHLGEPHKFKREWASVMRCIAVFVGINHASAKLDFANNVQLSLTLAALSLGLWWTFDRSRSGFGLGITIAVLATLITQFLVYNGVYQYTSPDFLYIRSWLPCIFFSGGVTVGNIGRQLAMGAPEKPHMD, from the exons ATGCCAAGACGCGAAGGACATTGCTGGAGCTGCTCCTGTTCTGCGGCGGTAAAATCCAACGACATTTCGAGTGCAACCTGGCCTGCATCGAAAGCTGGGGAGATGATGACCATAATCCCGTCCATCGTGCGTGGTGCCTACAGCTCGCTTCTCCGCAGGCAAGCACCTCATTTGATCAGGCGGGGTCTGGTGCTTTTCACGGTCGGAGTGCTTCTGGCTTTGGTTCTGAACTTGCTGCAGATTCAGAGAAACGTCACGCTTTTCCCGGAGGAGGTGATCGCCACGCTCCTCTCGTCTGCTTGGTGGGTGCCACCTTGCTGCGGCACAGCTGCAG CTGTGGTGGGTCTCCTGTACCCTTGCATTGACAGTCATCTGGGGGAGCCACACAAATTCAAGAGAGAATGGGCCAGTGTCATGAGATGCATCGCCGTCTTTGTGGGCATCAACCATGCTAGTGCT AAACTGGATTTTGCCAACAATGTCCAGCTATCACTCACACTAGCTGCTCTCTCTTTGGGGCTGTGGTGGACTTTTGATCGATCAAGGAGTGGGTTTGGTCTTGGAATTACAATCGCTGTTCTTGCAACGCTGATCACTCAGTTTCTGGTCTACAATGGAGTCTATCA GTATACATCACCAGACTTCCTGTATATTCGTTCCTGGCTTCCTTGTATATTCTTCTCAGGAGGTGTTACTGTGGGAAATATAGGAAGACAGCTAGCGATG GGTGCTCCAGAGAAACCCCACATGGACTAA